A window from Panicum virgatum chloroplast, complete genome encodes these proteins:
- the ycf68 gene encoding hypothetical chloroplast RF68 — protein MAYSSCLNRSLKPNKLLLRRIDGAIQVRSHVDLTFYSLVGSGRSGGGPPRLLSSRESIHPLSVYGELSLEHRLRFVLNGKMEHLTTHLHRPRTTRSPLSFWGDGGIVPFEPFFHAFPGGLEKAVINRTSLILPS, from the coding sequence ATGGCGTACTCCTCCTGTTTGAATCGGAGTTTGAAACCAAACAAACTTCTCCTCAGGAGGATAGATGGGGCGATTCAGGTGAGATCCCATGTAGATCTAACTTTCTATTCACTCGTGGGATCCGGGCGGTCCGGGGGGGGGCCACCGCGGCTCCTCTCTTCTCGAGAATCCATACATCCCTTATCAGTGTATGGAGAGCTATCTCTCGAGCACAGGTTGAGGTTCGTCCTCAATGGGAAAATGGAGCACCTAACAACGCATCTTCACAGACCAAGAACTACGAGATCACCCCTTTCATTCTGGGGTGACGGAGGGATCGTACCATTCGAGCCTTTTTTTCATGCTTTTCCCGGCGGTCTGGAGAAAGCAGTAATCAATAGGACTTCCCTAATCCTCCCTTCCTGA
- the rpl22 gene encoding ribosomal protein L22 translates to MTSFKLVKYTPRIKKKKNGLRKLARKVPTDRLLKFERVFKAQKRIHMSVFKAQRVLDEIRWRYYEETVMILNLMPYRASYPILKLVYSAAANATHYRDFDKASLFITKAEVSRSTIMKKFRPRARGRSYSIKKTMCHITIVLNIVKKSK, encoded by the coding sequence ATGACAAGTTTCAAATTGGTAAAGTATACCCCTAGGATAAAGAAGAAGAAGAACGGGCTAAGGAAACTCGCAAGAAAAGTTCCAACCGATCGTCTGCTTAAATTTGAACGGGTTTTCAAAGCACAAAAACGCATACATATGTCTGTTTTCAAAGCACAAAGAGTTCTTGATGAGATTCGCTGGCGTTACTATGAGGAAACCGTTATGATACTGAACCTCATGCCTTATCGAGCGTCTTATCCCATCTTAAAGTTGGTTTATTCGGCAGCAGCAAATGCTACTCATTATAGGGATTTCGACAAAGCGAGTTTATTCATCACTAAAGCCGAAGTCAGTAGGAGTACTATTATGAAAAAATTCAGACCTCGAGCTCGAGGACGTAGTTATTCTATAAAAAAAACCATGTGTCATATAACAATTGTACTAAATATAGTAAAGAAATCTAAATAA
- the rpl14 gene encoding ribosomal protein L14, protein MIQPQTLLNVADNSGARKLMCIRVIGAAGNQRYARIGDVIVAVIKDAVPQMPLERSEVIRAVIVRTCKEFKCEDGIIIRYDDNAAVIIDQKGNPKGTRVFGAIAEELRELNFTKIVSLAPEVL, encoded by the coding sequence ATGATTCAACCTCAGACCCTTTTAAATGTAGCAGATAACAGTGGAGCTAGAAAATTGATGTGTATTCGAGTCATAGGAGCCGCTGGTAATCAGCGATATGCTCGTATTGGTGATGTTATTGTTGCTGTAATCAAAGACGCAGTACCCCAAATGCCTCTAGAAAGATCCGAAGTAATTCGAGCTGTAATTGTACGTACATGTAAAGAATTCAAATGCGAAGATGGTATAATAATACGCTATGATGACAATGCAGCAGTTATCATTGATCAAAAAGGAAATCCAAAAGGAACTCGAGTTTTTGGCGCGATTGCCGAAGAATTGAGAGAATTGAATTTTACGAAAATAGTTTCATTAGCTCCTGAAGTATTATAA
- the rpl2 gene encoding ribosomal protein L2, translating into MKHLYKTPIPSTRKGTVDRQVKSNPRNKLIHGRHRCGKGRNARGIITARHRGGGHKRLYRKIDFRRNQKDISGRIVTIEYDPNRNAYICLIHYGDGEKRYILHPRGAIIGDTIVSGTKVPISMGNALPLSTDMPLGTAIHNIEITRGRGGQLARAAGAVAKLIAKEGKLATLRLPSGEVRLVSQNCLATVGQVGNVGVNQKSLGRAGSKCWLGKRPVVRGVVMNPVDHPHGGGEGKAPIGRKKPTTPWGYPALGRRTRKRKKYSDSFILRRRK; encoded by the exons GCGAAACATTTATACAAAACACCTATCCCGAGCACACGCAAGGGAACCGTAGACAGGCAAGTGAAATCCAATCCACGAAATAAATTGATCCATGGACGGCACCGTTGTGGTAAAGGTCGTAATGCCAGAGGAATCATTACCGCAAGGCATAGAGGGGGAGGTCATAAGCGCCTATACCGTAAAATCGATTTTCGACGGAATCAAAAAGACATATCTGGTAGAATCGTAACCATAGAATACGACCCTAATCGAAATGCATACATTTGTCTCATACACTATGGGGATGGTGAGAAGAGATATATTTTACATCCCAGAGGGGCTATAATTGGAGATACTATTGTTTCTGGTACAAAAGTTCCTATATCAATGGGAAATGCCCTACCTTTGAGT ACCGATATGCCCTTAGGCACGGCCATACATAACATAGAAATCACACGTGGAAGGGGTGGGCAATTAGCTAGAGCAGCAGGTGCTGTAGCGAAACTGATTGCAAAAGAGGGTAAATTGGCCACTTTAAGATTACCATCTGGGGAGGTCCGTTTGGTATCCCAAAACTGCTTAGCAACAGTCGGACAAGTGGGTAATGTTGGGGTGAACCAAAAAAGTTTGGGTAGAGCCGGATCTAAGTGTTGGCTAGGTAAACGCCCCGTAGTAAGAGGGGTAGTTATGAACCCTGTGGACCACCCCCATGGGGGCGGTGAAGGGAAAGCCCCCATTGGTAGAAAAAAACCCACAACCCCTTGGGGTTATCCTGCGCTTGGAAGAAGAACTAGGAAAAGGAAAAAATATAGTGATAGTTTTATTCTTCGTCGCCGTAAGTAA
- the rps7 gene encoding ribosomal protein S7 has product MSRRGTAEKRTAKSDPIFRNRLVNMVVNRIMKDGKKSLAYQILYRAVKKIQQKTETNPLLVLRQAIRRVTPNIGVKTRRNKKGSTRKVPIEIGSKQGRALAIRWLLEASQKRPGRNMAFKLSSELVDAAKGSGGAIRKKEATHRMAEANRALAHFR; this is encoded by the coding sequence ATGTCACGTCGAGGTACTGCAGAAAAAAGAACCGCAAAATCCGATCCAATTTTTCGTAATCGATTAGTTAACATGGTGGTTAACCGTATTATGAAAGACGGAAAAAAATCATTGGCTTATCAAATTCTCTATCGAGCCGTGAAAAAGATTCAACAAAAGACAGAAACAAATCCACTATTGGTTTTACGTCAAGCAATACGTAGAGTAACTCCCAATATAGGAGTAAAAACAAGACGTAATAAAAAAGGATCGACGCGGAAAGTTCCGATTGAAATAGGATCTAAACAAGGAAGAGCACTTGCCATTCGTTGGTTATTAGAAGCATCCCAAAAGCGTCCGGGTCGAAATATGGCTTTCAAATTAAGTTCCGAATTAGTAGATGCTGCCAAAGGGAGTGGGGGTGCCATACGCAAAAAGGAAGCGACTCATAGAATGGCAGAGGCAAATAGAGCTCTTGCACATTTTCGTTAA
- the rps19 gene encoding ribosomal protein S19, whose product MTRKKTNPFVARHLLAKIEKVNMKEEKEIIVTWSRASSILPAMVGHTIAIHNGKEHIPIYITNPMVGRKLGEFVPTRHFTSYESARKDTKSRR is encoded by the coding sequence GTGACACGAAAAAAAACGAATCCTTTTGTAGCTCGTCATTTATTGGCAAAAATCGAAAAGGTTAATATGAAGGAGGAGAAAGAAATAATAGTAACGTGGTCCCGGGCATCTAGCATTCTACCCGCAATGGTTGGCCATACAATCGCGATTCATAATGGAAAGGAACATATACCTATTTACATAACAAATCCTATGGTAGGTCGCAAATTGGGGGAATTCGTGCCTACTCGGCATTTCACGAGTTATGAAAGTGCAAGAAAGGATACTAAATCTCGTCGTTAA
- the rpl23 gene encoding ribosomal protein L23 — protein MDGIKYAVFTEKSLRLLGKNQYTFNVESGFTKTEIKHWVELFFGVKVVAVNSHRLPGKGRRMGPILGHTMHYRRMIITLQPGYSIPLLDRETN, from the coding sequence ATGGATGGAATCAAATACGCAGTATTTACAGAAAAGAGTCTTCGTTTATTGGGAAAGAATCAATATACTTTTAATGTCGAATCGGGATTCACTAAGACAGAAATAAAGCATTGGGTCGAACTCTTCTTTGGTGTTAAGGTAGTAGCTGTGAATAGCCATCGACTACCCGGAAAGGGTAGAAGAATGGGACCTATTCTGGGACATACAATGCATTACAGACGTATGATCATTACCCTTCAACCGGGTTATTCTATTCCACTTCTAGATAGAGAAACGAACTAA
- the rpl16 gene encoding ribosomal protein L16, whose translation MLSPKRTRFRKQHRGRMKGKACRGNRICFGRYALQVLEPAWITARQIEAGRRAMTRYARRGGKIWVRIFPDKPVTIRPTETRMGSGKGSPEYWVAVVKPGRILYEMSGVSETVARAAISIAASKMPIRSQFLRLEI comes from the exons ATGCTTAGT CCCAAAAGAACTAGATTTCGTAAACAACATAGAGGAAGAATGAAGGGAAAAGCCTGCCGAGGCAATCGTATTTGTTTTGGTAGATATGCTCTTCAAGTACTTGAACCCGCTTGGATCACCGCAAGACAGATAGAAGCAGGACGAAGAGCAATGACACGATATGCACGTCGTGGTGGAAAAATCTGGGTGCGTATCTTTCCCGACAAACCGGTTACAATAAGACCCACAGAAACACGTATGGGCTCGGGAAAGGGATCCCCCGAATATTGGGTAGCCGTTGTTAAACCAGGTCGAATACTTTATGAAATGAGCGGAGTATCCGAAACTGTAGCTAGAGCAGCTATCTCTATAGCTGCCAGTAAAATGCCCATACGAAGTCAATTTCTTCGATTAGAGATATAG
- the ndhB gene encoding NADH-plastoquinone oxidoreductase subunit 2: MIWHVQNENFILDSTRIFMKAFHLLLFHGSFIFPECILIFGLILLLMIDLTSDQKDRPWFYFISSTSLVISITALLFRWREEPIISFSGNFQTNNFNEIFQFLILLCSTLCIPLSVEYIECTEMAITEFLLFVLTATLGGMFLCGANDLITIFVAPECFSLCSYLLSGYTKRDLRSNEATMKYLLMGGASSSILVHGFSWLYGSSGGEIELQEIVNGLINTQMYNSPGISIALIFITVGLGFKLSPAPFHQWTPDVYEGSPTPVVAFLSVTSKVAASALATRILDIPFYFSSNEWHLLLEILAILSMILGNLLAITQTSMKRMLAYSSIGQIGYVIIGIIVGDSNDGYASMITYMLFYISMNLGTFACIVLFGLRTGTDNIRDYAGLYTKDPFLALSLALCLLSLGGLPPLAGFFGKLYLFWCGWQAGLYFLVSIGLLTSVLSIYYYLKIIKLLMTGRNQEITPYVRNYRRSPLRSNNSIELSMTVCVIASTIPGISMNPILAIAQDTLF, translated from the exons ATGATCTGGCATGTACAGAATGAAAACTTCATTCTCGATTCTACGAGAATTTTTATGAAAGCGTTTCATTTGCTTCTCTTCCATGGAAGTTTCATTTTCCCAGAATGTATCCTAATTTTTGGCCTAATTCTTCTTCTGATGATCGATTTAACCTCTGATCAAAAAGATAGACCTTGGTTCTATTTCATCTCTTCAACAAGTTTAGTAATAAGCATAACGGCCCTATTGTTCCGATGGAGAGAAGAACCTATAATTAGCTTTTCGGGAAATTTCCAAACGAACAATTTCAACGAAATCTTTCAATTTCTTATTTTATTATGTTCAACTTTATGTATTCCTCTATCCGTAGAGTACATTGAATGTACAGAAATGGCTATAACAGAGTTTCTGTTATTCGTATTAACAGCTACTCTAGGGGGAATGTTTTTATGTGGTGCTAACGATTTAATAACTATCTTTGTAGCTCCAGAATGTTTCAGTTTATGTTCCTACCTATTGTCTGGATATACCAAGAGAGATCTACGGTCTAATGAGGCTACTATGAAATATTTACTCATGGGTGGGGCAAGCTCTTCTATTCTGGTTCATGGTTTCTCTTGGCTATATGGTTCATCTGGGGGGGAGATCGAGCTTCAAGAAATTGTGAATGGTCTTATCAATACACAAATGTATAACTCCCCAGGAATTTCAATTGCGCTTATATTCATCACTGTAGGACTTGGGTTCAAGCTTTCCCCAGCCCCTTTTCATCAATGGACTCCTGACGTCTACGAAGGA TCCCCCACTCCAGTCGTTGCTTTTCTTTCTGTTACTTCGAAAGTAGCTGCTTCAGCTTTAGCCACGCGAATTCTCGATATTCCTTTTTATTTCTCATCAAACGAATGGCATCTTCTTCTGGAAATCCTAGCTATTCTTAGCATGATATTGGGGAATCTCCTTGCTATTACTCAAACAAGCATGAAACGTATGCTTGCATATTCGTCCATAGGGCAAATCGGATATGTAATTATTGGAATAATTGTTGGAGACTCAAATGATGGATATGCAAGCATGATAACTTATATGCTGTTCTATATCTCCATGAATCTAGGAACTTTTGCTTGCATTGTATTATTTGGTCTACGTACCGGAACTGATAACATTCGAGATTATGCAGGATTATACACGAAAGATCCTTTTTTGGCTCTCTCTTTAGCCCTATGTCTCTTATCCCTAGGAGGCCTTCCTCCACTAGCAGGTTTCTTCGGAAAACTCTATCTATTCTGGTGTGGATGGCAAGCAGGCCTATATTTCTTGGTTTCAATAGGACTCCTTACGAGCGTTCTTTCTATCTACTATTATCTAAAAATAATCAAGTTATTAATGACTGGACGAAACCAAGAAATAACCCCTTATGTGCGAAATTATAGAAGATCCCCTTTAAGATCAAACAATTCCATCGAATTGAGTATGACTGTATGTGTGATAGCATCTACTATACCAGGAATATCAATGAACCCCATTCTTGCAATTGCTCAGGATACCCTCTTTTAG
- the rps3 gene encoding ribosomal protein S3, which yields MGQKINPLGFRLGTTQNHHSFWFAQPKNYSEGLQEDKKIRNCIKNYIQKNRKKGSNRKIESDSSSEVITHIEIQKEIDTIHVIIHIGFPNLLKKKGAIEELENDLQKEVNSVNQRLNIAIEKVKEPYRQPNILAEYIAFQLKNRVSFRKAMKKAIELTKKADIKGVKIKIAGRLAGKEIARAESIKKGRLPLQTIRAKIDYCCYPIRTIYGVLGVKIWIFVEEE from the coding sequence ATGGGACAAAAAATAAATCCACTCGGTTTCAGACTTGGTACAACCCAAAATCACCATTCCTTTTGGTTCGCACAACCAAAAAATTATTCTGAAGGTCTACAGGAAGATAAAAAAATACGGAATTGTATCAAGAACTATATACAAAAGAATAGGAAAAAAGGATCGAATAGAAAAATAGAATCAGACTCAAGTTCTGAAGTAATTACACATATAGAAATTCAAAAAGAAATCGATACAATCCACGTCATAATCCATATTGGATTCCCCAATTTATTAAAGAAAAAAGGAGCAATCGAAGAATTAGAGAACGATCTCCAAAAGGAAGTTAATTCTGTAAACCAGAGACTTAATATTGCTATCGAAAAGGTTAAAGAACCTTATAGACAACCTAATATTCTTGCAGAATATATAGCTTTCCAATTAAAAAATAGAGTTTCATTCCGAAAAGCAATGAAAAAAGCCATTGAATTAACTAAAAAAGCAGACATAAAGGGAGTCAAAATCAAAATTGCGGGTCGTCTAGCAGGGAAAGAAATTGCACGTGCCGAATCCATCAAAAAGGGCAGACTGCCCCTCCAAACAATTCGCGCTAAAATTGATTATTGCTGCTATCCAATTCGAACTATCTATGGAGTATTAGGTGTCAAAATTTGGATATTCGTAGAAGAAGAATAA